From the genome of Petrotoga sibirica DSM 13575:
ATGAGTTTCATAAAATATGGCCGGTAGAGAACCGGCCAATTTTTTATTCGTTCTCTATTTCTTCCAACTGTTTTTCAATTTGCTCTAACTCTTGGTTAATCCTTTCCCATTCTTTTTCAAGAGATTCATCGTGTTCATGAGGACCCATATACTTTTCTATAGATTTCTTTTCTGCTTCTAAAGTTTTCTTTTTTTTCATTAATCCTTCTCTTAAATTTTCTCTTTCATCCATTATGTTCCACCCCCTTTTTTAAAATTATATATTAGCTTTGGATAGTAGTCTTAATTCAAGGGTGTTTGCTTCTCCCTCAATTTTTTCAATTTGACTGTTGATGTCTCTTAGAAAATCTTCGTCTTTAATCGATGGGAGATTTATTTTTACATTGTATAATCCACCATGAACAGCTACTTTAGCCATTATAAGCGAAATAGCAGCATCGCTTTTAGCCATTTTATAACCCTTTTCTATTATAACCCCTGAAAGTTCCATGAGTTCTAACCCATCTTTGGCTATTTGTAGAGGAACAAGGGTGGCTTTTTTTGTTTTTTCTTGGATTCTTTCATTTCTGACTCTTTTCTCTTTTTCAGTACTCTTTGGAAGTTTTAATGCTTCTACCACCTCGTTGAAAGCTTCTGCATCTTCCTCCATGAGTTGAAGGAATTTGTCTCTATACTCTTCTAACTTTACTTTCACATTTTTCATTTCTTTTTCAACTTCTTCGTACTTTTTTTTGCCGATAGTTAAATTTGTTACCATGCATCCCAAACTAGCCGCAATAGAACCCGCTAATGCTGCAGCACTTCCACCTCCAGGAGCAGGTTCGTTGGACGAAAGCTTTTCTAAAAATTCTTTTAAGCTCATATCGGATAACAAATAAAACTCCTCCTTTTTGTGATATTTAACACAATATACATATCAATTTTTCTTATAACTTCTGTTCTTTGGTATATATTTTATCAAAAGTAATTTGAAAAACAATAAATACGATTTGGAGGATATATCCTTCTAATTGTTTCTAAAGTCGTTTAATTGCTCCTAATCACATTTAATTGGTATTTTTAAACCTTATTTTTTTTGAATAAAAAATGATATAATAAAATGGGGTATTATGTTATACTTCAAATCTAACAACACTTCGGAGGTGAAACAGTGGGTAGTCTATGGATTTTGGCAGTAGTCCCTGTTATTGCTTTAATTTTTGCAAGTGTTAACTTTAGACAAGTCGTTGTATTAGATGAAGGTACGGAGAGGATGCAACACATTGCAAAGGCTATTAGAATTGGTGCTTCCGCCTTTGTTAACCATGAGCTTAAAGTATTATCAATTTATGGTATATTTATCGCTTTAGCTTTAGGTATCGTGGTAGAATGGTATGTTGGAATCGCTTTTGTAATGGGAGCTTTTTTTAGTGCCCTAGCAGGATACATAGGTATGAAAATAGCTACTTACGCTAACGTCAGAGTTAGCAATAAGGCTCGAACAGAGAAAAGTATAGGAAAAACTTTAAAAGTTGCATTTCAAGGCGGAAGCGTTATGGGACTCAGCGTTTCTGGATTGGCTCTATTAGGTTTATTTTTAGTATACATTATTTTTGGAAATTGGCTGGGACAGCTTTCTGCAGAAAATTTGGTAATCAAAGTCAACTGGTTGGGAATAAATTACATTCCTTTCACTATGACTGTTTCAGGATACGCTCTTGGATGCTCAATAATCGCTATGTTTGATAGGGTTGGAGGAGGAGTTTACACAAAAGCTGCGGACATGGGTGCAGACTTAGTTGGAAAAACAGAATTAGCTCTGCCGGAAGATGATGCACGAAATCCCGCGACTATCGCTGATAACGTCGGAGATAACGTTGGAGATGTTGCAGGACTTGGAGCTGATTTGTTGGAAAGTTATGTAGGTGCCGTAATTTCATCTATAGTTCTAATACTGTATTCTTATTTCCTTTTGGGTCCTCAAAATCTTTCTCATGATACTACCATGAGATTAACTTACTATCCG
Proteins encoded in this window:
- a CDS encoding cyclodeaminase/cyclohydrolase family protein, coding for MLSDMSLKEFLEKLSSNEPAPGGGSAAALAGSIAASLGCMVTNLTIGKKKYEEVEKEMKNVKVKLEEYRDKFLQLMEEDAEAFNEVVEALKLPKSTEKEKRVRNERIQEKTKKATLVPLQIAKDGLELMELSGVIIEKGYKMAKSDAAISLIMAKVAVHGGLYNVKINLPSIKDEDFLRDINSQIEKIEGEANTLELRLLSKANI